A stretch of DNA from Methylogaea oryzae:
CGGTGGATTGGCTCTACAAACACGACCCTTCGCTGCGGCTGCCCTACCAGGACCAACTGAGTGCGCTGCTGCACGAACCCAGTTTTCGGCGCGTTGTCGGCGATGCGGTGTTCACCAAGACCAAATTCATCAAGGACTCGGGCAATCGTGCGGTGCATAGCCATCAGGCCATCACGCCGCTCGATGCGCTGCATACGACGCGGGAGCTGTTTCACGTCTGCTACTGGTTGGCCCGCACTTACGGCCGCAAGGAACGCCCGGCTCCCAATCTGGCTTTTTCCGCCGAGCGATTACCCCGGCTGTCCGCCGTTCCGGCGCAGTCTCTGGCCCAATTGCAGAAGCTGGAAGCGCAGCTGCACGAACGGGACGAGAAGCTTTCCGCCCTGTTGTCGGACAAGGCCGCGCTGGATGAGGAACTGCAACGGCTGCGCGAGGAAGTCGCCGCCGTCAAGAAAGCCAACGCGGCTCAGCCGGACACCCACGACTATTCCGAAGCGGAAACGCGCGAAGCCTTCATCGACCTGTTGCTGAAGGAAGCGGGCTGGCTGCTGGATAAGCCGCAGGACACCGAATTCGAGGTGACAGGCATGCCCAACGCCGAGGGCAAGGGCTATGTCGATTACGTGCTGTGGGGTGACGATGGCAAGCCGCTGGCGGTGGTGGAAGCCAAGCGCACCCGCAAGGACGCCACCGTCGGCCAGCAACAGGCCAAGCTATATGCCGACTGCCTGGAGCAGATGTACGGTCAGCGACCCGTCATTTTCTATTCCAACGGCTATGACCATTGGCTGTGGGACGATGCCAGCTACCCGCCGCGCGCCGTGCAGGGCTTTCTCAAGAAACCGGAGCTGGAGCTGCTGATTCAGCGCCGCGCCACCCGCAAGCAGCTGCGCGATGCGGTCATCAACTCCGACATCGCCGGGCGTTACTACCAGACTCGTGCCGTGCGCCGCATCGGCGAAACCTTCGAGGTGGACAACCAGCGCAAGGCGCTGGTGGTGATGGCCACCGGCGCGGGCAAGACGCGCACGGTCATCGCCCTGGCTGACTTGTTGATGCGCTGCAATTGGGTCAAGCGGGTGCTGTTCCTGGCCGACCGAGTTGCGCTGGTCAATCAGGCGGTGAACGCCTTCAAGAAGCACCTGCCGGATTCCTCGCCGGTCAACCTGGTGACAGAAAAAGACACCGAGGGGCGCGTCTTCGTTTCCACCTATCCCACCATGATGGGGCTGATAGATGATGCCAGCGACGGCCAGCGCCGCTTTGGCGTGGGCCATTTCGACCTCATCGTCATCGACGAGGCCCACCGCTCCGTCTATCAGAAATACCGGGCCATCTTCGAATACTTCGACTGCCTGCTGGTGGGCCTGACCGCCACGCCCAAGGACGAAATCGACCGCAACACTTACGGCCTGTTCGACCTGGAAACCGGCGTGCCGACCGACGCTTACGGTCTGGATGAAGCCGTGGCCGACAAGCATCTGGTGCCGCCCAAGGCAGTGTCGGTGCCGCTGAAGTTCCAGCGGGAAGGCATCAAGTACGACGACCTGTCCGAAGAAGAGAAAGAACAGTGGGACGCCCTGGAATGGAGCGAGGACGGCACCACGCCCGACGCCGTGGAAGCCGCCGCGCTGAACAAGTGGCTGTTCAACACCGACACGGTGGACAAGGTGCTGGCCCACCTGATGACCCAAGGGCAAAAGGTGGCCGGCGGCGACCGGCTGGGCAAGACCATCATCTTCGCCAAGAACAACGAGCACGCCGATTTCATCGCCGACCGCTTCAACGCCAATTACCCGCACTACAAGGGCGAATTCGCCCGCGTGGTGACCTACAAGACGACCTATGCGCAGAGCCTGATTGACGCCTTCTCCCACAAGGACAAGCCGCCACACATCGCCATCTCAGTGGACATGCTGGATACCGGCATCGACGTGCCCGAGGTGGTCAATCTGGTGTTCTTCAAGGTGGTACGCTCGAAGACCAAGTTCTGGCAGATGCTGGGACGCGGCACGCGGCTGTGCCCGGACTTGTTCGCGCCGGACGAGGACAAACAGTTCTTCTACCTGTTCGACTACTGCCAGAACCTGGAATTCTTCAGCCAGAACCCGGCGACTGTTGATGGCTCGGCCAGCGAACCCTTAAGCACACGGCTATTCAAGGCTCGTGTGGAAATGCTTGCCGAGCTAGACAAGCAACTGGCAACGGAACCGCGAATTGCCGATGCCGGCGAGCCATATAAGCCCGATGCCGCACAGTTACGGACGGAGGTGGCGGATTTCCTCCATCGGCAGGTGGCGGCCATGAACCTGGACAACTTCATCGTCCGGCCACAACGCAAGTCCGTGGAGAAATACGCCAAGCAGGAGGCTTGGCAATCGCTGGGAAGCGATGATTTCAGCGAGCTGTCGCAGAAGCTGGCCGGTTTGCCTAGCGAGCTGGTCGATGACGACGAACAGGCCAAGCGCTTCGACCTGCTGGTGCTGCGCACGCAACTCGCCATCCTGCAAGCCAGGCCGGACTATGCCAGCCTGCGCGACCAGGTTCGCGCTATTGCCGGCGCCTTGGAGGAGCAGGAAAGCATTCCGGCCATCAAGGCGCAGATGGTGCTGATTCAGTCGATTGCAGGGGAAGAATGGTGGGAGGATGTCACCATCGCGATGCTGGAAAACGCCAGAAAGAAGCTGCGAGCGCTGGTGAAACTGATTGAGAAGGGCAAGAAGAACGTTGTCTATACCGACTTCGAGGACGAACTCGGCATCGAAACGACCGTAGACCTGCCGGAAGTGGTCGCCGGCATGAACATGGCCAAATTTCGCGATAAAGCCAGGCAGTTCCTCAAGGCGCACGAAAGCCATCTTTCCCTGCAACGCCTACGCCGCAATCAGCCCCTGACAGCGGCCGACCTATCCGAGCTGGAGCGCATGCTGGTCGAGGCCGGAGGGTCCCCGGAGCTCATCAATCAAGCCAAAGAGCAGAGCCACGGCCTGGGCTTTTTCA
This window harbors:
- a CDS encoding DEAD/DEAH box helicase family protein; its protein translation is MTSPLFQFLQAEWPTVFEAAVKAESLVTSDARTSCFYARRSLELAVDWLYKHDPSLRLPYQDQLSALLHEPSFRRVVGDAVFTKTKFIKDSGNRAVHSHQAITPLDALHTTRELFHVCYWLARTYGRKERPAPNLAFSAERLPRLSAVPAQSLAQLQKLEAQLHERDEKLSALLSDKAALDEELQRLREEVAAVKKANAAQPDTHDYSEAETREAFIDLLLKEAGWLLDKPQDTEFEVTGMPNAEGKGYVDYVLWGDDGKPLAVVEAKRTRKDATVGQQQAKLYADCLEQMYGQRPVIFYSNGYDHWLWDDASYPPRAVQGFLKKPELELLIQRRATRKQLRDAVINSDIAGRYYQTRAVRRIGETFEVDNQRKALVVMATGAGKTRTVIALADLLMRCNWVKRVLFLADRVALVNQAVNAFKKHLPDSSPVNLVTEKDTEGRVFVSTYPTMMGLIDDASDGQRRFGVGHFDLIVIDEAHRSVYQKYRAIFEYFDCLLVGLTATPKDEIDRNTYGLFDLETGVPTDAYGLDEAVADKHLVPPKAVSVPLKFQREGIKYDDLSEEEKEQWDALEWSEDGTTPDAVEAAALNKWLFNTDTVDKVLAHLMTQGQKVAGGDRLGKTIIFAKNNEHADFIADRFNANYPHYKGEFARVVTYKTTYAQSLIDAFSHKDKPPHIAISVDMLDTGIDVPEVVNLVFFKVVRSKTKFWQMLGRGTRLCPDLFAPDEDKQFFYLFDYCQNLEFFSQNPATVDGSASEPLSTRLFKARVEMLAELDKQLATEPRIADAGEPYKPDAAQLRTEVADFLHRQVAAMNLDNFIVRPQRKSVEKYAKQEAWQSLGSDDFSELSQKLAGLPSELVDDDEQAKRFDLLVLRTQLAILQARPDYASLRDQVRAIAGALEEQESIPAIKAQMVLIQSIAGEEWWEDVTIAMLENARKKLRALVKLIEKGKKNVVYTDFEDELGIETTVDLPEVVAGMNMAKFRDKARQFLKAHESHLSLQRLRRNQPLTAADLSELERMLVEAGGSPELINQAKEQSHGLGFFIRALVGLDRETAKQAFSEFITGTTVTPNQIEFIDLVVQYLTENGVMEPDRLYESPFTDISPQGPEGVFPSAKVDQLVGVLTEIRQRAVA